GGCAAGGCACAACGATTACCGTCGACGGCGTCCCTGTTTTCTCCGAGAATCAGGTTTACGGCAAATTCCCGCGCGCGGCGGTCGGAGTGACGGGCGCGGGCAACGCCGTCGTCGACGTGAAAAAGTTCGTGATCAGGCCGCTTGAGTGAGCCATTTCCCTCCGAGTGAATCCGCGTGGTAGTATGGCCGGTGAACTACATCCACAACCGCGAGCACGGCGTGCAGAGCATCTACGATTTGGCCACCGCCAGGTCGTATTTGTCGTAATGCAGGCCATGACCGCGCAATCGTGGCACGCGGCCGTAGCAATAGCCGTAGGGTGGGACCGGCGAGCTTGCGAGCGCCGGCCCACCATTCTCGGCCATCGTGGTGGGCCGGCGCTCGCAAGCTCGCTGGTCCCACCCTACACCTCGTGACCAACTTACTATTACGACGCTACCCCCTGGCGCAACCCTTGAGCCATCCGGCAAAATCGGCGAAAATCGACTGCCGGTGTCTTGCCGGGTGTCACGTCAACCGGGGGTGTCATGGCCGACTTCAATCCGTATCACAAGTGGCTTGGAATTCCGCTCAAGGACCAGCCGCCGAACCACTATCGGCTGCTGGGCATCGAGCTGTTCGAAAGCGATCCCGACGTGATCGAGAGCGCCGCCGACCAGCGGATGGCGCACGTGCGCACATTTCAGACCGGGCAAAACTCCGCCGTCTCGCAGCGCATCCTCAACGAGCTGAGCGCCGCCAAGCTCTGCCTGCTCAATCCACAGAAGCGGGCTGAATACGACCGCCCGTTGCGCGAAAAAACCCAGGCGGCCGATTCCGCCATCTCTCCGGGCGGCAGCCGGGGTGAGGGTGGCCAGCCTCGCCCGTCCATCGAACCGCATCCCGGGCCTCGTCCGGTACCGCAAGCCGTTCCTTTACAGCGGGCCAGGCCGATGCCCCAGGTTGAGGCGATGCCGCTGGTGCAGCCGACGCCCGTCATCGTGCCCGGCGCCGGTCCGTCGTCAGGCATTAACATTCACAAGCGGGTCTCGCGCAAAGCGCCGCTTTGGCAACAGCCGGCGGTGCTCGTCGCGGCTGCCGCTGCGGTCGTGATGATGGCGATTGGCGGTTACTACGTGACGCCGGCCAAACAAACGCCGGCGACCTCCGTGGTCACAAACCCGTCGAAGGAATCCCGGCCGAGCGCGCCGACTGCGACATCGCCGGTCGCTTCGGTCGATCCGGCCGCTCCGGTCGATTCGCTGCCCCCGCCGCCCGCCAAGTCGTCGACCGGCACGACCGTCGCGGCTCCCTCGGTCGCGTTACCCTCGGCGCCCTCCACGCCCGATTTCGAGATCATCGAGGCCACTTGGGGCGTGGGCGACAAATGGGTCAACGTCACCGACGCGGTACGCAATCGCGTCAAGGATCACCGGCTGATGATGATGGTCTGGGCGAACCTGTTCGGCTCGCCTGAAGATCCCGCCCCAGGAACCGGCAAAAAGCTGCGGATTCAGTACCGCGCGCGGGGCCGGCGATACACGGTCGAGTATCCCGACGTCTTTTTCGCCTACCTCGACGGCAACCCGCTTGCGCCCCCGACCGATTCGCCCGACGGGCTGGAACTGCTCGAAGCTCGCTACGGCGCCGGCGCAAGCTATGTCGACGTTCTGGCCCAACTTCGCGACCACCTGCACGACGGCCGCTTGTCGGTGCCAGCCAACCAATTTGTGGGCACGACCGCCGACGAGCTTGCCAAACATGGCCTCAACTCCGGCACGTTCAAGCTGCTCTGGGTCCGCTACCGCAACGGCACCGGCGAGCACTACACGTATGCCTGGAAGGCCGACCGGCTCGCGATCGACTCCCGCTTGCCCGAGGCGGCCGGACCTCCGGTCGACCTTTTGAAATTGATCGACGTCAATCGTGACGTGGTCGAGGGCAATTGGACGTTGGCCGACGGCATTTTAAGCGGCCCCGCCACTCAGAACGCGCGCATCGAGATCCCGTTCGATCCGCACGAGGAGTACGCTCTCACGGTCGTGGCCGAAGGCGATCCGGAAATCAAAGACATCAGCGTCTTGCTGCCGGTCGACGGCCGGCAGGTGATGAGCGTGCTCGACGGCTTTTCGGGCATCGGCTCGGGCTTGCACATGATCAACGGCCGTGTTGCAAATGATAATCCCGCCTATCCCTGGCGGCGGACACGAATGCTCGAACAGGGCCGGCCAAATACCTTGCTGTACGTCGTGCGCCGGCGAAGCATCCGCGTCTTTCGCGACGGGGCCGAAATCATCCGCTGGTCGGGCGATCCGCAGACGTTTTCGATCGCCGACATCTGGGCTCTGCGGAGCACGCGGCGGATTGGCCTTGAAGCCTACGATACGCCCTTTCGCGTCCGCAAGCTGGTGTTGGTGCCGCTGACCCCCGAGAAGTCGCCGATGCTGACCCAACTCGAGCCGGGAAAGACCGTCGACCTCCTCAAGCAGATCGACCGCGACCGCGACCTCTTGTACGGCAACTGGCAGTACGACGGCCAGTCGCTCGTTTCGGCGGATTCCGACAAAGGACAGATGCAGTTGCCTGCGGTCGTGCCTGGCGACTATGAGCTGAATGTGGTGGCGCGGCGCGAGTCGGGCAACGAGAGCCTGAGCTTTACGCTGCCCGTCGCCGGCGCGCAAGTTTCGTTGTTGATCGACGCGCAAGGCGGCAAACTGTCGGGCCTGCGACAGATCGACGGCAAGAACATCGACAGCAACGAAACGAAGCACGAAGGCGCCGTGTTCGCCGACGGCCAGGCGAAGTCGATCACCGTTACCGTCCGCAAGAACCACGTGCGCGCGGTGTGCGACGGCCAGCCGCTTGTCGGCTGGACCGGTGACGTCAACCGCCTGAAGCCGACCGAACACGCACCGTATAACGACCGCATCTACGTGGGGAGTTTCAATTCTCGCTATCGCCTGACGAAGATCGAGCTGACGCCGCTTTCGTCGGAGGCGGAAACGGCATCGCCGGCCCTGTTGGCGGGCGAGCCGGTCGACCTGCTCAAGCAGATCGACGTCAAACGAGACGCCGTCGCGGGCGACTGGCAGGTTGCCGACGGCGTACTGATTTCGCCCGATACCCCGTTCTCGCGATTGTTGTTGCCGCCCCCGCCCGCGCCGGACTACGAATTAACCATTGTAGGCGAACGAGTCCGAGGCGGATGGGGGCTGGGAGTGGCGTTAGTCGCGGATGGCCGCCAAACCGTCGCGGAGATCGACGGCTTCAACGGCCATTTCACCGGATTCTCAGCACTCGACGGAAAAGGGTGCAATGAAAATGAAACATCGCGACAAGGCCGGCTCATGGTAGACGGCAAGCCGGTCAGGCTGGTTTACACAGTGCGGCCCAACAGCATCCGCGTGGCGCTGGATGGCCGCACGATCATCGACTGGAAAGGCGATCCACGCAGGTTGTCGATGATCGATGGCTATAAACTGCCCGATCCGACCCGGCTGGCGCTCTGCGAGTTTAAGACCGTTTGCCGCATCAGCAAGATCGAGGTGGTGCCGTTGACTGCCGAGCCGTCATCGGTTTCGCCTGCGATGGTGGCTGACGGCGGCGCGGATGTACTGAAGCAAATCGATTTCACGCGCGACGCATTCCGAGGCAAGTGGCAACTCGGCACCGATGGTGCGATTCTGACACCGGACGACGCTTATCCGGTTTTGGTGCTGCCGTCGCCGCCGGCGACGCAATACCGTTTGTCGATGCGAGCAGAAAGGTTGCGTGGAACGGGCGCGTTTGGCGTCAGATTGGTCGTTGGCGGATCGTTGGTAGTGGCATTTATCGATGCCTTCGATGGCACGATTTCCGGTCTCGGTGAGGTTGACGGGCGGCACTGCAATAACAACGTCACGACACGCCCTGGACATTTCTTGGACGAAGGGCGTGCCTGCAACCTGGTCTACACTATCCGCGAGAGATCGGTGACCGTGGAATTGGACGGAAAACCGCTCATCACCTGGACCGGCGACCCAGCTTCGCTGTCGGTCCACGATATTGCCAAGCTGCCCGATCCAAGCCGGCTTGTCCTGCTGCCAAATTCTTCGGTGTTTCGACTGACGAACATCGAGCTCGTCCCTCTCCCGTCGAAGGGCGCCAGCAGCCGGCCGCCGAATCTCGCCGATCTGACGGCCGGCAACAAGTCGCGCCGGCCCGTGCCCGACGACGAGGCGCTGAAAAAGGCCAAGGAGGAAATGCGGAAGAAGTTCGCCAGCAGGCTCAGCGCGGCGAAATCGCCCGATCAGAAGCGCGGCCTCGCCCAGGAACTGGCGCAAAAGGCCGTCGTCGACGACGAGACCGGCGCCAGGGCCTACGTTCTGTTGAGCCAGGCCATCGACCTGGCCAAAACGGCGGGCGATCTCGACTTGGCCTGGCAGACGATCGATCAACTCGCGAAGACGTTCGCCATCGATGGCCTGGCCCTGCGCCAGCAGTCGCTGGTCGACGTCGGCAAGGGAGCGAAGTCGCCGGAGCAGAACTGGGTGCTGGCCGACGCGGCCTGCCGCTTGATGGTCTCGGCCCTGGCCGCGCGCGACGCGGCAACGGTGAAGAAGGCCGCGACGCAGGCGCAAAGCTTCGCCAAGCGGACCAAAGACAAAACGGTGCAAAAGGCGATCACCAGCCGCGTGAACGACGCCGCCAAACTGGCCGGCGAGATCGAGGCCGTCGCCGCGGCCCGCGAAACGCTTAAAACATCGCCCGACGATCCGCAGGCCAACCAGACCGTCGGCCATTACGAGTTGTGCGCGGCGGGCGACTGGCAGGCCGCCTTGCCGAAGCTGGCCAAATCGGGCGACGCCAACTGGAAGAAACTGGCTGCCGACGAGTTGGCGCTGGGCGCCCGCTCCTCGCCGGGCAGCCGGCCAGGGTTCGGCAATCGATTCCCGGTGACCATTCAACCTGCCGACGCCACACGACAACTCGCGGCGGCCGACGCCTGGTGGTCGCGCGCCGAAGACGAGCCCTGGCCCGGCAAGCACTACCTGCGGTTGCGCGCCGCTCATTGGTACAGCGCGGCCTATCGCTCGCTGGTCGACGTCAACCGCGTCCGCGCCGGCGAGCGGCTGAAGGCGCTGTTGGCCATCGACGAGGGTTCTCAGAACTGGGAATTGTTCAAGCGGCAGGGCTTCCAGACGGAGCAACCGACGGGCGACGTGGTGCGGATCGATAACCAGAGCGGAGGACTGGAGACGGTGGTCGAGTACGACGGCCCGATCGACGTCACGCTGGTGGCGCGAACGACCGGCAACATGGTGCGGCTCTCGTCACACCGTTGGACTTGGAGCTGGAACTATGCGATCGAGCCGAACCGCTGGCACACGCTGCGTTTCGTGATCACTCCCCTGGCGCGGACGGTCTTCGCCGACGGAGTGTCGGCCTACACCGATGCTTCTACTTCGCGGACGCCCCGCACGCTGAATTCCGCGCCCGTTTCCATCTACGGCGGCGACGAGGTCATTGAGATCAAGAAGTTTATCGTCAGGTCCCTAGAGTAGTGGTCAAAAGGGCCATCTCGATCCGGTCACCCCATTGCCAGGAGAGTAATCGCTATGGCTGTCCAAACCGAACCGTCGCTGCTTGATTATCTGCACGACGCACGATGTCGTTCTTGGGAATGGGACTGCCGCGGTCCCTTGGTCCGCCGGATGCATTTGGTTGCGGAGGTGGATGACGAGTGCGATTACGAGCCCTGGAGGGGAAAGACGATCGGCATCACACTTTTGGACGCCGTCGCGTGTCGATTCATTGGGTGGGGCTACCAGACGGGGGCGGAAACCATTGATGCCTATCGAAGCGGCGTCTCGCCTGAGTTGGAGCGAGAGTGCGCCCGCCTTCAAAGCGTCGGGATTGAGGTTCCGCCCTTGATGTTCACGATCGTCTTCGCCAGCGGCTCGACGATCGAAGTCGCTTGTCGGGAGGTGCTGGCGGAACCTGTGGCATCTACTTCGCCCCCACAAGTTGCTTCTTCTTGTCGGCGATGATGTTCTCCTGAATCGCGGCGGGCACGCGCCGATACTTGGAAAACTCCATCGTGAAGGTGCCCTGGCCTTGCGTCATGCTGCGCAGGTCGGTGGAATAACCGAACGTTTCGGCCAGCGGCACTTCGGCCTCGATGGTGGCCGTCGAGCCCTGCATCTCGGTCGCCACGATCATGCCGCGGCGGCTGGTCAACTCGCCCGCCACCGAACCCTGAAAGTTCGACGGCACCTCCACCTCGATCTTCATCACCGGCTCCAACAGCACCGGCTTGGTCTTCATAAACGTCTCGCGGAAACAATTCCGGGCACAAGTCTGGAAGGCCATGTCGGAGCTATCGACCTCGTGATACGAGCCGTCTTCGAGCACGGTCTTCACGCCTACGATCGGGTAGCCGGCCAGCGGCCCCTTGTGCAGCGAATCGCGAAAACCCTTCTGGACCGACGGAATGTATTCCTTGGGAATGCGGCCGCCGACCACCTCGTCTTCGAAAATGAAGTTTTCTTCCTCGTCCTCCTCGGTGAGCGGCATCATCTTGCCGACGATGTGGGCGTATTGCCCCGATCCGCCCGTCTGCTTCCGGTGCTTGAAGTTGTATTCGGCCAGTTTGGTGGGGGCCTCGCGGTAGCTGACCTTCGGCGCGCCGACTTCAACCTCGACCTTGTATTCGCGACGGATGCGCTCGACGTAAATATCGAGGTGCAGTTCGCCCATGCCGGCGATCACGGTCTCGCCCGTCTCTTCGTCGCTGGCCACGCGGAACGTGGGATCTTCTTTCATGAACCGCTGCAGGGCCTTGCTCAGGCGGTCGGCGCCGTCGCGGTTGGCCGGGCTGATGGCCATTTTGATGACGGGTTCGGGCACGAACATGCTTTCCAACGTGCAATACTTGTGCTGCGAAGCGTAGGTGTCGCCGCTGGCGCAATCGACGCCCATGATGGCCACGATGTCGCCCGCTTCCGCCGTATCAACTTCCTCGCGCTTGTCGGCGTGCATCCGCACGATGCGGCTGAAGCGCTGCTTCTGGCCCGTGCGCTGGTTGTAATACGTCTCGCCCTTGGCGATCGAGCCCTGATAGACGCGCATGAAGGTAAGCTGCCCGTAGGGATCTTCGACGATTTTGAACGCCATGCCCACGAACGGCTTCGACGGATCGGGGGCCAGCGGAAACTGCTGCGTGGCGTCGGCGTGCTGCTTGGCCACGATATTGCGGTCGAGCGGGCTGGGCAGGTAACGCACCACGGCGTCGAGCAGCGTTTGCACGCCCTTGTTGCGATAGGCCGTGCCCATGAACACCGGGGTCAGGTCTTGCGTCTGCAGGGCCTGACGCACGAGATCGTGGAGCATTTGCTGCGGCACTTCCTCTTCGGCCAACAACAGCTCCATCAGCTCGTCGCTGTACATGGCCAGCGCTTCGAGCGTATGGTGCCGCTCGGCTTCGGCCTCGGCCCGCATCTCGGCGGGAATCGCTTCGCGGCGGACCTTTTCGCCGGTATTGCCGTCGAAGTAGACGGCCTGCATGGCGATCAGGTCGATCACGCCCTGGAAGTTGTCTTCTTTGCCGATGGGGAGTTGCATCAGCACGGCGTCGCAATCGAGCTTTTCGCGGAGCTGCTTGACCACGCGGCGGAAGTCGGCGCCGGTGCGGTCCATCTTGTTGATGAACGCCAGGCGGGGCACGTGATAGCGCTTCATCTGGCGGTCGACGGTCATCGACTGCGACTGCACGCCGCCCACGGCGCAGAGCA
This genomic interval from Pirellulales bacterium contains the following:
- the fusA gene encoding elongation factor G; this translates as MDLATLRNIGISAHIDSGKTTLSERILYYAGRIHRMQEVKGEGGATMDYMDLERERGITITSAATTVHWNDHQINLIDTPGHVDFTVEVERSLRVLDGAVLVLCAVGGVQSQSMTVDRQMKRYHVPRLAFINKMDRTGADFRRVVKQLREKLDCDAVLMQLPIGKEDNFQGVIDLIAMQAVYFDGNTGEKVRREAIPAEMRAEAEAERHHTLEALAMYSDELMELLLAEEEVPQQMLHDLVRQALQTQDLTPVFMGTAYRNKGVQTLLDAVVRYLPSPLDRNIVAKQHADATQQFPLAPDPSKPFVGMAFKIVEDPYGQLTFMRVYQGSIAKGETYYNQRTGQKQRFSRIVRMHADKREEVDTAEAGDIVAIMGVDCASGDTYASQHKYCTLESMFVPEPVIKMAISPANRDGADRLSKALQRFMKEDPTFRVASDEETGETVIAGMGELHLDIYVERIRREYKVEVEVGAPKVSYREAPTKLAEYNFKHRKQTGGSGQYAHIVGKMMPLTEEDEEENFIFEDEVVGGRIPKEYIPSVQKGFRDSLHKGPLAGYPIVGVKTVLEDGSYHEVDSSDMAFQTCARNCFRETFMKTKPVLLEPVMKIEVEVPSNFQGSVAGELTSRRGMIVATEMQGSTATIEAEVPLAETFGYSTDLRSMTQGQGTFTMEFSKYRRVPAAIQENIIADKKKQLVGAK